ATTCCGCCACTTGCTGCCTTTCTCCTGCAAATCAGCCACTGGCTGCGTTACCTCAATACAGCCAAGATATTTTCCTTGATCATTATGCAAACTATAAAAGGCAATGTTCACCGGAATCCCATCTTTATGAATCATAATCGACAATTTACCACGTTTGCCTTCGTGCATCTGCTTTAAAACTGCCTTAACATGACCTTGACTGTGACCGGGATGAACTTCAAAGACAGTTTTGCCGATATCTTTTTCAGTTCGCTTAAATAAGCGATGTTTATTCATCGATGACCAAACAACCACGTCATTTTCATCTAAGACATCCATTTCTTGGGGAATAGTCTCAAAAATAGCATTTAACTGCTCAACGCTTAAACTGCCACCTACTAATTTAATATTATCTGTCATCTACTTTGCCAACCTTACAACCTCACGGGCAATCATCAATTCTTCGTTGGTTGGCACAATCATGGCCTTTACCTTAGAATCTGGCTTAGAAATAAACTTTTCACCATCAGTATCATTTGCCTTATAATCAGGCTCCAAGCCTAAGTAACGCAATGATGACATTACGCCGGCCCGAACGCCGGGATCATGTTCACCAATCCCAGCAGTAAAGACAATACCATCGATACCGTCAAGTTCTGCCGCATATGCACCAACATAACGGACAACGCGGTTAACAAAAATCTTTCTTGCCAGCCATGCATGCTTATTTTTACTTGCTAACAGATCCCGCATATCAGAGGAAACGCCTGATACACCGAGCATCCCCGACTTATGGTTTAACATATCAACGGCTTTTTCAATCGTCATGCCGGTCTTTTGCATAATATATTCAAGGGCTGATGGATCAAAGTCGCCGCTACGTGTTCCCATTGCTACCCCAGTCACAGGACTAAAGCCCATTGAAGTATCAAGTGACTTGCCATTTTTAACCGCAGTAACTGAAGAACCAGAACCTAAGTGACAAACAATCAATTTTACTGTATATGGGTTCTTGCCCATCATGCGCGCTGCTCTTGGAGCAACATAGCTAACAGAAATGCCGTGAGCACCATACTTACGAATACCATATTTTTCATAATACTTATATGGAATTGGATAAAGATAATTAACTTGATCAAGACTAGTATGATATGACGTATCAAATACTGCCACTTGTGGCACATCTGGAACAATCTTCATAAAAGCCTTAATCCCCATTGCTTCTGGCACATTATGCAAAGGGGCTAATTCACCTAAATCAAAAATTTGTTGCAGCTTTTGCTTATCAATTAAGACGGAATCTTTAAAGACTTCGCCCCCGTTAACCACTCGGTGTCCAACTCCAAATAATTCGTCTAAGTTCTTTAAAACATGAAACTTCTTTAAATTTTCAATTAACAAGCTTACAGCTGCTTCTTGGTCTGGAATTGAAGTATTTTTAATATATTCTTTGTCGTCGTTCAACTTTATTTTAAAAACAGCATTGTCCATTCCTACACGATCAGCCATCCCTGAAGCAATAACTTTTTCGTCTGGAAATGAAAAAAGCTTATATTTAAATGATGAACTACCAGAATTTATTGCCAAAACTTTTTTCATAATCGTGACCTCTATTCATATTTTATCTCTCAATAAATTGCCTCTTGTTTCCAGTATAGCGCTTTCACTCATAATAGGAAACAATTTTAAAGGCAGTTAAAAAGCACCTCTGAGTTATCAGACGTGCTCGTTATTTTTTCGATTTATCTAGTTGATTGGCGCCGAATCAGCTTCGGTTTAAGCATTACTTCACCTTGAGGTGAACCTGATTGGGCAATCTTTTGCAGTAGCATTTTAGCTAACATTTCACCCATTTCAAAAATTGGTTGTTTAATTGTCGTTAGCTTTGGATTAGAAACTTGATCTAAAAAGACACCATCAAAACCAATAACTCCAAAGTCTTCCGGAATTCGAGCGCCTTCATCTTGCAATTGCCGTACAACACCCACTGCAATTCGATCACTGGCACAGACGAAACAAGTATCTTTTTTAAATTCCTTAAAATGTTCATGAATAACATCTTGCGCAGCATGACTATGATTAGAAACCCGAAAAATTTGTGGTATCAACTGGTGTTGTTGCAAAGTGTTGATATAACCAGCTTCACGTGAATATTCAAATGGCTCTTTTAAATCAATTCCAATAAAGATAATGTGCTTATATAACCGGTCTAAAGCATATTGAGTAGCCATCTTCTCTGCTAACTGATTATCAGAATCAACAAAGTCATAGCCGCGGTGATTTTCACCAAATAAAACAAAAGGCTTATCGAGTTTATCAAATAATTCATAATCTTTGTTTCGCGCCCCGGTAATTAAATAGCCATCTGCATGTTCCTTTTCAATTTGATTAGGATCCGTAACTAATTGCATCGCATACTGCTTAGTATTTAAACCACGAGCAAAACCAAAAAGCAAGTTCATATAGTATGGCTCAGTGGTATCAATATCTTCTAAAGTGACGAATTTTACCACGTTAGTCCGATTATTAACTAAAGCCTGTGCAATTGAATTGGGATGGTAGTTTAGTTTCTCCATTGCTTTTTCTACCATTGCTCTTAATTCTGGCGTTACTTGCTCAGGATGATTAATCACTCGTGATACCGTCATTTTTGATACATTTGCTTCTTTAGCAACATCTGATAAAGTAGTCATATTATTCCTATTCTAAGTACATCTTTCTGAATCGGTTTAAATCTTTTTGGCTAAAGCCAAGCTCTTTTTTGAAAAATCCATCAAAACTGCCCCAGCCTTGGCGAATAGTTTCCGTAATTCCACGAATAGCCGGTCCCTCTCCCTTGGTAATATTCATTTTAGAAACTAGGCTAGCAATTTCATTATCATCGGGGAACTGTTTAGCCAAAGCAAAGTCATACAATTCATTGGTCAATAAATAATCACGCGAAATGGTGTCATCATCAACACCTAATGCAGTTAAGATCAGTGCTGAAGTCATTCCAGTTCTATCTTTGCCTGCACTACAATGATAAACTAGCGCATCTTCTTCAGGTAATTCAATCAATTCCGCAAAAATTTTAGCAAATTCATGTTGGCTATGTGAATTAAGCAAAACCTGTTGGTAAATTTGACCAAGCCAATTGTCACCCATATCAGGAATATGATGGACAAAGCGATATAACTTGTTATCGCCTTTATTTTGCTTGCGGTTTTCAGAATAAATATGTGCATCAACAAAACGGACATTTGACCAAAGCTTGTCAGGCGCTGAATTTTGTTCATACTTAGAGCGTAAATCAACATCTACGGTAATTCGGCGTTCAACTAACTTTTCTTGATCTTCCTTCGACAAGGAGCTAAGTGAATCAGAACGATATATTTTGTTCCACTTTACATGTTGACCCTTGTCATTTTGGTAGCCGCCGATGTCTCTGAAATTCAGCGGTCCATCCAAAGCTAATATTCGATCATGCTTCATTTTTCCTTGCCTTTCCTCATTAAAGTGTTAATACCGTACTTTTATTATATCATTATCAGTCATGTGCAAATAACCGAGCAGCACGAATTGCACGTTGCCAACCTGAATAAAGTTTTTCACGTTCAACTGCACTCATTTTCGGCTCAAAGGCCTGTCCAATCGTAAAGGTATGCTTTAACTCGTCAATATTTTTCCAATAGCCAACGGCAAGGCCAGCTAAAAAGGCTGCACCCATGCTGGTTGTTTCCAGCGTTTTAGCGCGTTCAATTTCAATCCCTAAAATGTCAGCCTGAAACTGCATCAGGTAATTGTTGTTGCTAGCACCGCCATCAACACGTAAAGCAGGAATTTCAATGCCTGAATCTTGTTGCATCGTATCAACAACGTCACGGGTTTGATAAGCTAATGACTGCAAAGTTGCTTTAATTATATCCTTGTCAGTAGTTCCACGTGTAACACCGAAGATTGAGCCACGAGTCTCCGCATCCCAATATGGTGCGCCTAACCCAGTGAAGGCAGGGACAACGTAAACCTCGTTCTCTGATGTCGACTCAAGCGCTGCTTGTTCAGAGTCTGGCGCATGCTTAATCAACTTCATCGAATCGCGTAGCCATTGAATTGCACTACCAGCCACAAAGATTGATCCTTCTAAAGCATAAGTAATCTTACCATTAATGCTATAACCAATGGTCGTTAACAGATTATTGTTAGAGTCTGTTGGCTTGTCCCCTGTGTTCATCACAATAAAGGCACCGGTGCCATATGTGTTTTTCACCATTCCTGGTTTCAAAGCTAGTTGACCAAATAAGGCTGCCTGTTGGTCACCGGCCATCCCAGCAATTGGCACTTGTCCACCAAAGAACATATATGACGCTGTTTCACCATAAATCTCTGAATTCGAGCGCACCTCAGGCAACATTTGCTTAGGAATATTGAGCAAATGCAAAATATCGTCATCCCACTTGAGCGTGTGAATATTAAACAGCATGGTCCGTGAAGCATTAGTGTAATCAGTCACGTGTTTAGCACCATCAGTTAACTTCCAAACTAGCCAACTATCAATCGTGCCAAAAAGCAACTTTCCCTGTTCAGCTTTTTCTTGCGCGCCAGGTACATGATCAAGAATCCAGCGAATCTTAGTTGCACTGAAGTATGGGTCAATAATTAAGCCTGTTTTTTGACGAATTTCATCACTATAGCCTTCTTTTTTTAATTTTTCAGCTAATTCTGTTGTCTGCCGTGACTGCCAAACGATTGCATGATAAATTGGCTCACCTGTATCCTTGTCCCAAACAACGGTCGTTTCACGTTGGTTGGTAATGCCAATTGCGGCAATTTGATTAGGCCAAATGCCCGAATTAATAAAAGCATTGGCAATTGTTGTTTGGACCGCCATCCAGATTTTATTAGCGTCATGTTCAACCCAGCCAGGCTCTGGAAAATATTGGTGAAATTCTTTTTGGGCAGAAGCAACTTCACGTCCATCATGGTCAAAAATAATTGCTCTAGTAGAGGTGGTTCCTTCATCGATTGCTAAAATATATTTTTCTGTCATAGTTATTCTCTTTTCTGCAAAAGCGCTTTCTTATAATATTACTGTTTTTCTAATGCAGATTCTAGCAGTTAATATAATAGATACGGTATAATTTTTATAAGGATTTTTCAAGGAGGGCATTTTAATGGAAAAAAATCAAAAAATTGCGGTAACAATTGCGGGTAACGATAGTGATGGTAGTGCAGGAATGCCAGCAGATTTGCATTCATTCTATGCACGGGGCGTTTATGGCATGGGGCTGATGACCGCGGCTGTAGCTGGTAATACAAAAGGAATTTTTGCCCAACAAATTATGCCGCTTGATTTTATCCAAAAGCAATTCGATGTGTTAAACGACGACTTCAAGATTAATGCGACTAAGACAGGGATGCTGGCTAACAAGGAAATTATCGATTGCGTTGCCGATAATCTTGAAAAATACGACATGGGTAAAATCGTGCTTGATCCCGTCATCATCACTAAGCACGGTGCCACCCTACTTGACGATGATGCCTACCAGACCTTCTTAGACAGATTATTGCCGCTAGCCGATGTAATTACGCCTAACTTTTATGAACAACAAAAGCTAACTGGCTTGAAGCTAAATAATAAGAAAGAAATTCACGCAGGCGCTAAAAAACTACAAGAAATGGGTGCTAAAAATGTCTTGATGAAGGGACGTCATGACTCAGATAATCAGACTGAAGTAACTGATATTTTGTTGACTGAAGATGGCGCATTTCACGAATTTACCAAGCCTTTCTTTAAGACTGATCGCGTGAATGGCACAGGTGATACTCTCTCCGCAGTTATTGCGGCAGAATTAGCTAAGGGAAAGTCTGTAATTGATGCTATAAAAATTGGTAAGGACTTTACTTACGCTGCAATTTCTCACCCAATTGATGTTGGTTCAAAATGGGGTCCGATCAATCACTTGGCTGCACAGGAAGAAAATAGATAGAAAAAACACCGAAGCTCAGATTTTGAACTTCGGTGTTTTTATGTCTGTTTTCAATTAAATCATTGCTGTGTAGAGATACAGTATTACACAAATAATGAACGCTATTACGTATCCCATGATTATGCTAATAACCCA
This is a stretch of genomic DNA from Lactobacillus crispatus. It encodes these proteins:
- a CDS encoding PAS domain-containing protein, translating into MTDNIKLVGGSLSVEQLNAIFETIPQEMDVLDENDVVVWSSMNKHRLFKRTEKDIGKTVFEVHPGHSQGHVKAVLKQMHEGKRGKLSIMIHKDGIPVNIAFYSLHNDQGKYLGCIEVTQPVADLQEKGSKWRNVWNMIFKKK
- a CDS encoding acetate/propionate family kinase codes for the protein MKKVLAINSGSSSFKYKLFSFPDEKVIASGMADRVGMDNAVFKIKLNDDKEYIKNTSIPDQEAAVSLLIENLKKFHVLKNLDELFGVGHRVVNGGEVFKDSVLIDKQKLQQIFDLGELAPLHNVPEAMGIKAFMKIVPDVPQVAVFDTSYHTSLDQVNYLYPIPYKYYEKYGIRKYGAHGISVSYVAPRAARMMGKNPYTVKLIVCHLGSGSSVTAVKNGKSLDTSMGFSPVTGVAMGTRSGDFDPSALEYIMQKTGMTIEKAVDMLNHKSGMLGVSGVSSDMRDLLASKNKHAWLARKIFVNRVVRYVGAYAAELDGIDGIVFTAGIGEHDPGVRAGVMSSLRYLGLEPDYKANDTDGEKFISKPDSKVKAMIVPTNEELMIAREVVRLAK
- a CDS encoding LacI family DNA-binding transcriptional regulator, with protein sequence MTTLSDVAKEANVSKMTVSRVINHPEQVTPELRAMVEKAMEKLNYHPNSIAQALVNNRTNVVKFVTLEDIDTTEPYYMNLLFGFARGLNTKQYAMQLVTDPNQIEKEHADGYLITGARNKDYELFDKLDKPFVLFGENHRGYDFVDSDNQLAEKMATQYALDRLYKHIIFIGIDLKEPFEYSREAGYINTLQQHQLIPQIFRVSNHSHAAQDVIHEHFKEFKKDTCFVCASDRIAVGVVRQLQDEGARIPEDFGVIGFDGVFLDQVSNPKLTTIKQPIFEMGEMLAKMLLQKIAQSGSPQGEVMLKPKLIRRQSTR
- a CDS encoding tyrosine-protein phosphatase, whose protein sequence is MKHDRILALDGPLNFRDIGGYQNDKGQHVKWNKIYRSDSLSSLSKEDQEKLVERRITVDVDLRSKYEQNSAPDKLWSNVRFVDAHIYSENRKQNKGDNKLYRFVHHIPDMGDNWLGQIYQQVLLNSHSQHEFAKIFAELIELPEEDALVYHCSAGKDRTGMTSALILTALGVDDDTISRDYLLTNELYDFALAKQFPDDNEIASLVSKMNITKGEGPAIRGITETIRQGWGSFDGFFKKELGFSQKDLNRFRKMYLE
- the glpK gene encoding glycerol kinase GlpK, whose protein sequence is MTEKYILAIDEGTTSTRAIIFDHDGREVASAQKEFHQYFPEPGWVEHDANKIWMAVQTTIANAFINSGIWPNQIAAIGITNQRETTVVWDKDTGEPIYHAIVWQSRQTTELAEKLKKEGYSDEIRQKTGLIIDPYFSATKIRWILDHVPGAQEKAEQGKLLFGTIDSWLVWKLTDGAKHVTDYTNASRTMLFNIHTLKWDDDILHLLNIPKQMLPEVRSNSEIYGETASYMFFGGQVPIAGMAGDQQAALFGQLALKPGMVKNTYGTGAFIVMNTGDKPTDSNNNLLTTIGYSINGKITYALEGSIFVAGSAIQWLRDSMKLIKHAPDSEQAALESTSENEVYVVPAFTGLGAPYWDAETRGSIFGVTRGTTDKDIIKATLQSLAYQTRDVVDTMQQDSGIEIPALRVDGGASNNNYLMQFQADILGIEIERAKTLETTSMGAAFLAGLAVGYWKNIDELKHTFTIGQAFEPKMSAVEREKLYSGWQRAIRAARLFAHD
- the thiD gene encoding bifunctional hydroxymethylpyrimidine kinase/phosphomethylpyrimidine kinase, yielding MEKNQKIAVTIAGNDSDGSAGMPADLHSFYARGVYGMGLMTAAVAGNTKGIFAQQIMPLDFIQKQFDVLNDDFKINATKTGMLANKEIIDCVADNLEKYDMGKIVLDPVIITKHGATLLDDDAYQTFLDRLLPLADVITPNFYEQQKLTGLKLNNKKEIHAGAKKLQEMGAKNVLMKGRHDSDNQTEVTDILLTEDGAFHEFTKPFFKTDRVNGTGDTLSAVIAAELAKGKSVIDAIKIGKDFTYAAISHPIDVGSKWGPINHLAAQEENR